Proteins co-encoded in one Paracoccus aestuarii genomic window:
- a CDS encoding ABC transporter ATP-binding protein: MTADTPVLDLRELSIRFKGQPIDLIDRVSLSIRPGRTLALVGESGCGKSVTSLAAMGLLPKKAATVTHGQVLFRGEDLGAKTVTQMEALRGNRMAMIFQEPMTSLNPVFTIGDQVAEAVRRHRGCSRDAARARALEMFRLVRMPAAEKRMDDYPHQLSGGMRQRVMIAMALANDPELLIADEPTTALDVTIQAQILDLMRELLAETGAAMLMITHDLGVVAEIADDVAVMYAGRVVETGPVGAIFGDPQHPYTIGLMGSMPALAGRAQGASRLMTIPGSVPVPEAMPPGCRFASRCPFASGECDAGRPDLRALGPGHAAACIKAPLEAHFAKGAA, translated from the coding sequence ATGACGGCTGACACCCCCGTTCTGGACCTGCGCGAGCTGTCCATCCGCTTCAAGGGCCAGCCGATCGACCTGATCGACCGGGTCAGCCTGTCGATCCGCCCGGGCCGCACCCTGGCGCTGGTCGGCGAATCGGGCTGCGGGAAATCGGTGACCTCGCTGGCCGCGATGGGGCTGCTGCCGAAGAAGGCCGCCACCGTGACCCATGGCCAGGTGCTGTTCCGGGGTGAGGATCTGGGCGCCAAGACCGTCACCCAGATGGAGGCGCTGCGCGGCAACCGCATGGCGATGATCTTTCAGGAGCCGATGACCAGCCTGAACCCGGTCTTCACCATCGGCGATCAGGTGGCCGAGGCCGTGCGCCGCCATCGCGGCTGTTCCCGCGACGCCGCGCGCGCCCGCGCCTTGGAGATGTTCCGCCTGGTCCGCATGCCCGCGGCCGAAAAGCGCATGGACGATTATCCCCACCAGCTGTCGGGGGGCATGCGTCAGCGGGTGATGATCGCCATGGCGCTGGCCAATGATCCCGAACTGCTGATCGCGGATGAACCCACCACCGCGCTGGACGTGACCATCCAGGCCCAGATCCTGGACCTGATGCGCGAATTGCTGGCGGAAACCGGCGCTGCCATGCTGATGATCACCCATGATCTGGGCGTTGTGGCTGAGATCGCCGACGATGTGGCCGTCATGTATGCGGGCCGCGTGGTGGAAACCGGCCCGGTCGGCGCGATCTTCGGCGATCCCCAGCATCCCTACACGATCGGGCTGATGGGCTCGATGCCGGCGCTGGCGGGGCGCGCGCAGGGGGCCTCGCGGCTGATGACCATTCCGGGATCGGTCCCCGTCCCCGAGGCGATGCCGCCGGGCTGCCGTTTCGCCTCGCGCTGCCCCTTCGCCAGCGGCGAATGCGATGCGGGGCGGCCCGATCTGCGCGCGCTTGGCCCCGGCCATGCCGCCGCCTGCATCAAGGCCCCGCTGGAGGCGCATTTCGCGAAAGGTGCCGCATGA
- a CDS encoding FadR/GntR family transcriptional regulator, producing the protein MMNGSDHLTGDMPAQPADFSAVALERVRALLAAPDMEAGAQLPPERDLAAQLGVGRRAVRRALEVLEAEGRVWRRQGAGTFAGPPPGPRAAHHRQLPATPATLLHVIESRLALEPSLARMAAARATPEVLRRIATCIDRIETAPDVDAADLWDSALHREIAQATGNPLLLVLFDRINAWRHDQGIRQLRMRARVRTGTGHAQDDHRRILDAMRRADAPAAGAAMRDHLTELHAIFLRYSQEELTADDG; encoded by the coding sequence ATGATGAATGGTTCGGACCATCTGACCGGCGACATGCCCGCCCAGCCCGCCGATTTCTCGGCCGTCGCGCTGGAACGGGTGCGGGCGCTGCTGGCCGCGCCGGACATGGAGGCGGGCGCGCAGCTGCCCCCCGAACGCGACCTGGCCGCGCAGCTGGGCGTCGGGCGCCGCGCCGTCCGTCGCGCGCTGGAGGTGCTGGAGGCCGAGGGCCGCGTCTGGCGCCGCCAGGGCGCGGGCACCTTTGCCGGGCCGCCGCCCGGGCCGCGCGCCGCCCATCACCGCCAGCTGCCCGCCACGCCCGCCACCCTGCTGCATGTCATCGAATCGCGCCTGGCGCTGGAGCCGTCGCTGGCGCGCATGGCCGCCGCGCGCGCCACGCCCGAGGTGCTGCGCCGCATCGCCACCTGCATCGACCGGATCGAGACCGCCCCCGATGTCGATGCCGCCGACCTGTGGGACAGCGCCCTGCACCGCGAGATCGCGCAGGCCACGGGCAATCCGCTGCTGCTGGTCCTGTTCGACCGAATCAACGCCTGGCGGCATGACCAAGGCATCCGGCAGCTGCGGATGCGGGCACGGGTGCGCACCGGCACCGGCCATGCCCAGGACGACCATCGCCGCATCCTGGATGCGATGCGCCGGGCCGATGCCCCGGCCGCGGGGGCCGCGATGCGCGACCACCTGACCGAGCTGCACGCGATCTTTCTGCGCTATAGCCAAGAGGAGCTGACCGCCGATGACGGCTGA
- the gcvP gene encoding aminomethyl-transferring glycine dehydrogenase codes for MSRWTASDYNPDDFANRRHIGPSPAEMEAMLKAVGADSLDQLIEQTVPAAIRQDDVLDWPALSEAGLIARMREVAAKNRVMTSLIGQGYYGTVTPPAIQRNILENPAWYTAYTPYQPEIAQGRLEALLNFQTMVADLTGLPVANASLLDEATAAAEAMAMARRQSKSKADAFFVAHDLHPQTISVIETRAAPLGIRIVKGSVDDLVADQVFGAIFQYPGTYGHIRDLSPEIEALHATGALAVVATDLLALCLLREPGAMGADIAVGSAQRFGVPMGYGGPHAGFMSCRDALKRAMPGRIVGVSVDAAGNPALRLALQTREQHIRREKATSNVCTAQALLAVMAGFYAVFHGPVGLRAIAQRVHLHAVTVADALRAAGAEVAPDAFFDTITVKVGVGQQGIMAAARHRGINLRRVGRDRVGISVDETTDAGVITRLLDAFGITDAAPVATAPSIPEALLRESDYLTHPVFHMNRAESEMMRYMRRLSDRDLALDRAMIPLGSCTMKLNAAAEMMPITWPEFGALHPFAPHDQAAGYHEAIADLTEKLCRITGYDAFSMQPNSGAQGEYAGLLTIAAYHRSRGEERDICLIPVSAHGTNPATAQMCGMQVVVVKSAPNGDIDLEDFADKAAKAGDRLAAAMITYPSTHGVFEDTVRQVCDITHQHGGQVYIDGANMNALVGLVKPGEIGGDVSHLNLHKTFAIPHGGGGPGMGPIGVKAHLAPFLPGDPQTGEGAVAAAPYGSASILLISWAYCLMMGGEGLTQATRVAILNANYIAARLAGAYPILFMGNRGRVAHECIIDTRPFAAHGVSVDDIAKRLIDNGFHAPTMSWPVSGTLMVEPTESETKAEIDRFITALMAIRDEITEVAEGRIAADQSPLRHAPHTVEDLVRDWDRPYSREQGCFPAGAFRVDKYWPPVGRVDNAHGDRNLICTCPPLEDYATAAQ; via the coding sequence ATGAGCCGCTGGACCGCGAGTGACTACAACCCCGACGATTTCGCCAATCGCCGTCATATCGGGCCCTCGCCCGCCGAGATGGAGGCGATGCTGAAGGCCGTGGGCGCCGACAGCCTGGATCAGCTGATCGAGCAGACCGTGCCCGCCGCCATCCGCCAGGATGACGTGCTGGACTGGCCCGCCCTGTCCGAGGCCGGGCTGATCGCGCGGATGCGCGAGGTCGCGGCGAAGAACCGGGTGATGACCAGCCTGATCGGGCAGGGCTATTACGGGACTGTCACGCCGCCCGCGATCCAGCGCAACATCCTGGAGAACCCGGCCTGGTACACGGCCTATACCCCCTATCAGCCCGAGATCGCGCAGGGGCGGCTGGAGGCGCTGCTGAACTTCCAGACCATGGTCGCGGATCTGACCGGGCTGCCGGTGGCCAATGCCTCGCTGCTGGACGAGGCGACGGCGGCGGCCGAGGCGATGGCCATGGCCCGGCGGCAGTCGAAGTCCAAGGCGGATGCGTTCTTTGTCGCTCATGACCTGCATCCGCAGACCATCAGCGTGATCGAGACGCGGGCCGCGCCCTTGGGCATCCGCATCGTCAAGGGCTCGGTCGACGATCTGGTGGCCGATCAGGTCTTCGGCGCGATCTTCCAGTATCCCGGCACCTATGGCCATATCCGCGACCTGTCCCCCGAGATCGAGGCGCTGCATGCCACGGGCGCCTTGGCCGTGGTGGCGACGGATCTGCTGGCCCTGTGCCTGCTGCGCGAGCCGGGCGCGATGGGGGCCGATATCGCAGTGGGCTCGGCGCAGCGCTTCGGCGTGCCCATGGGCTATGGCGGGCCGCATGCGGGCTTCATGTCCTGCCGCGATGCGCTGAAGCGCGCCATGCCGGGGCGGATCGTGGGCGTCAGCGTCGATGCGGCGGGCAATCCCGCCCTGCGCTTGGCCTTGCAGACGCGGGAACAGCATATCCGCCGCGAGAAGGCGACCAGCAATGTCTGCACCGCGCAGGCGCTGCTGGCCGTGATGGCGGGGTTCTATGCGGTGTTCCACGGGCCGGTGGGCCTGCGCGCCATCGCGCAGCGGGTGCATCTGCATGCGGTGACGGTGGCCGATGCGCTGCGCGCCGCCGGGGCCGAGGTCGCGCCGGATGCGTTCTTCGACACGATCACCGTCAAGGTGGGGGTGGGCCAGCAGGGGATCATGGCCGCCGCCCGGCACCGGGGCATCAACCTGCGCCGCGTGGGCCGCGACCGCGTCGGCATCAGCGTGGACGAGACGACCGATGCGGGCGTCATCACCCGCCTGCTGGACGCCTTCGGGATCACCGATGCGGCACCGGTTGCGACCGCGCCGTCGATCCCCGAGGCGCTGCTGCGGGAAAGCGACTATCTGACCCATCCGGTCTTTCACATGAACCGGGCGGAATCCGAGATGATGCGCTATATGCGCCGCCTGTCGGACCGGGATCTGGCGCTGGACCGGGCGATGATCCCCCTGGGCTCCTGCACGATGAAGCTGAATGCCGCGGCCGAGATGATGCCCATCACCTGGCCCGAATTCGGCGCGCTGCATCCCTTTGCGCCCCATGACCAGGCAGCGGGCTATCACGAGGCCATCGCGGACCTGACCGAGAAGCTCTGCCGCATCACCGGCTATGACGCCTTCTCGATGCAGCCCAACAGCGGCGCACAGGGGGAATATGCGGGGCTGCTGACCATCGCCGCCTATCACCGCTCGCGCGGGGAGGAACGCGACATCTGCCTGATCCCGGTCAGCGCGCATGGCACCAACCCGGCGACCGCGCAGATGTGCGGGATGCAGGTCGTCGTGGTGAAATCCGCCCCGAACGGCGATATCGACTTGGAGGATTTCGCCGACAAGGCTGCCAAGGCGGGAGACCGGCTTGCGGCGGCGATGATCACCTATCCCTCGACCCATGGCGTCTTCGAGGACACGGTGCGGCAGGTCTGCGACATCACGCATCAGCATGGCGGTCAGGTCTATATCGACGGCGCCAACATGAACGCGCTGGTCGGTCTGGTGAAGCCAGGCGAGATCGGCGGCGATGTCAGCCACCTGAACCTGCACAAGACCTTCGCCATCCCGCATGGCGGCGGCGGTCCCGGCATGGGGCCGATCGGGGTCAAGGCGCATCTGGCGCCCTTCCTGCCCGGCGATCCGCAGACGGGCGAGGGCGCGGTGGCGGCGGCGCCTTATGGCTCGGCCTCGATCCTGCTGATTTCCTGGGCCTATTGCCTGATGATGGGCGGCGAGGGGCTGACCCAGGCCACCCGCGTGGCGATCCTGAACGCGAACTATATCGCCGCACGGCTGGCGGGGGCCTATCCGATCCTGTTCATGGGCAATCGGGGCCGGGTGGCGCATGAATGCATCATCGACACGCGGCCCTTCGCGGCCCATGGCGTGAGTGTGGACGACATCGCCAAGCGGCTGATCGACAACGGCTTTCACGCCCCCACGATGAGCTGGCCGGTCAGCGGCACATTGATGGTCGAGCCCACGGAGAGCGAGACCAAGGCCGAGATCGACCGCTTCATCACCGCCCTGATGGCCATCCGCGACGAGATCACCGAGGTGGCCGAGGGCCGCATCGCCGCCGATCAGAGCCCGCTGCGCCACGCCCCCCACACGGTCGAGGATCTGGTCCGCGATTGGGACCGCCCCTATTCGCGCGAGCAGGGCTGTTTCCCGGCGGGTGCCTTCCGGGTCGACAAGTACTGGCCGCCGGTGGGCCGGGTGGATAACGCCCATGGCGACCGCAACCTGATCTGCACCTGCCCGCCCTTGGAGGATTACGCCACCGCGGCCCAGTGA